The following proteins are co-located in the Hevea brasiliensis isolate MT/VB/25A 57/8 chromosome 11, ASM3005281v1, whole genome shotgun sequence genome:
- the LOC110636372 gene encoding golgin candidate 1 isoform X2 → MASWLKAAEDLFEVVDRRAKLVVSELADEHSDSQSPASNGQGSQPKRVKSKTKAQKKLSTSESYQASTTKGELTSTETSKLDVLSDKDRATLFVENVVTPSSKLMPQTITEQQQNTDKDISSSTSSERVANEVVKDDANRLEVAVTAADADAATSSSNGELLNEKASDDPVEHPLSPLAAKEIEVLNEDHQDHPIGSDIKRRDADVPSNIDQERSLSAITDPTVNGETSVKNADLRAEPLVDQQNQHQLQQQRKADTSPMKIQDQLDEAQGLLKTAISTGQSKEARLARVCAGLSTRLQECKSENAQLEELLIAERELSKSYEAHIKQLQQDLSISKSELKRVESNMADALAAKNSEIEALVNSMDALKKQAALSEGNLASLQANMESIMRNRELTETRMMQALREELASAERRAEEERAAHNATKMAAMEREVELEHRAVEASTALARVQRIADERTTKAVELEQKVALLEFECASLNQELQDLEARTRREQKKSSEEANQVIQIQAWQEEVERARQGQRDAESKLSSMEAEVQKMRVELAAMKRDAEHYSRQEHMELEKRYRELTDLLYYKQTQLEAMASEKAAAEFQLEKEVKRLQEAEVEAERTRVYRRASSSWEEDSEMKALEPLPLHHRHMAAATMQLQRAAKLLDSGAARATRFLWRYPTARLILLFYLVFVHLFLMYLLHRLQVWIFGHGSLLILCSQCDNLPRVENCVALFKWEFLFFPNCELSTLGIALIFFLIVEILFFNVKEQADNISAREVAESMGLANPTLP, encoded by the exons atggcTTCGTGGCTTAAAGCCGCAGAAG ATTTATTTGAAGTTGTAGATCGAAGGGCAAAGTTGGTTGTCAGTGAATTGGCAGATGAGCATTCTGATTCTCAGTCACCAG CTTCTAATGGGCAAGGATCTCAACCCAAGAGGGTGAAGTCTAAGACCAAG GCTCAAAAGAAGCTATCCACAAGTGAATCCTATCAAGCAAGTACCACTAAAGGGGAGTTGACTAGTACAGAAACTTCAAAATTAGATGTATTATCTGATAAAGATAGGGCTACTCTTTTTGTTGAAAATGTTGTTACCCCCTCTAGCAAGTTGATGCCCCAAACAATCACTGAACAGCAGCAGAATACTGACAAAGATATCTCTAGCAGTACATCATCAGAGAGAGTAGCAAATGAAGTTGTCAAAGATGATGCTAATCGTTTAGAAGTTGCTGTAACTGCTGCTGATGCAGATGCTGCAACATCAAGTTCAAATGGTGAGCTTCTCAATGAGAAGGCTTCTGATGATCCTGTAGAACATCCTCTTTCCCCATTAGCTGCCAAAGAAATAGAGGTTCTTAATGAAGACCATCAAGACCATCCAATTGGTTCTGACATCAAGCGAAGGGATGCTGATGTTCCTTCAAATATTGACCAAGAGAGATCTCTGTCAGCAATTACTGATCCTACTGTCAATGGCGAAACTTCAGTAAAAAATGCTGATCTTAGGGCTGAACCTCTGGTTGATCAACAGAACCAGCATCAGTTGCAGCAGCAGCGTAAAGCTGATACTTCACCCATGAAAATACAGGACCAACTTGATGAG GCTCAAGGACTGCTTAAGACTGCAATTTCCACTGGCCAGTCAAAAGAGGCAAGGTTGGCACGG GTTTGTGCTGGACTTTCAACCCGCCTTCAAGAATGCAAATCTGAAAATGCTCAGCTGGAGGAACTTCTCATTGCAGAG AGAGAGCTGAGCAAATCATATGAGGCTCATATAAAGCAGCTACAACAAGATTTGTCTATATCTAAAAGTGAATTGAAAAGAGTAGAGTCAAATATGGCTGACGCTTTGGCTGCAAAAAATTCAGAAATTGAGGCCCTTGTCAATTCTATGGATGCACTCAAGAAACAGGCTGCTTTGTCTGAAGGAAATCTGGCTTCGCTGCAG GCAAACATGGAGTCTATTATGAGAAACAGAGAACTAACAGAGACAAGGATGATGCAG GCACTTAGGGAGGAGCTGGCCTCTGCAGAGCGAAGAGCTGAAGAAGAACGTGCAGCACATAATGCTACCAAAATG GCAGCTATGGAAAGGGAAGTGGAATTGGAACATAGAGCTGTTGAGGCATCCACAGCCCTTGCTAGAGTCCAG AGAATTGCTGATGAGAGAACAACAAAGGCTGTAGAACTTGAGCAGAAAGTGGCACTGCTTGAG TTTGAGTGTGCATCATTAAATCAAGAGTTGCAAGATCTGGAAGCTCGCACTCGTCGTGAACAAAAGAAGTCCTCAGAAGAGGCAAATCAAGTGATTCAG ATCCAGGCTTGGCAGGAAGAAGTGGAGCGTGCACGTCAAGGTCAGAGGGATGCTGAGAGCAAGCTTTCTTCTATGGAG GCTGAAGTGCAAAAGATGAGGGTTGAATTGGCTGCCATGAAGAGGGATGCTGAGCACTATTCACGGCAG GAGCACATGGAGCTGGAGAAGCGCTACCGTGAATTAACTGATTTGTTG TACTACAAGCAAACACAGTTAGAAGCCATGGCTAGTGAAAAAGCTGCAGCAGAGTTTCAGTTGGAGAAGGAGGTAAAGCGTCTTCAAGAAGCAGAG GTTGAGGCAGAAAGGACTAGAGTCTATCGCCGTGCATCCTCATCTTGGGAAGAAGACTCCGAAATGAAGGCACTTGA GCCTCTTCCCTTGCATCACCGTCATATGGCAGCAGCAACCATGCAGTTGCAGAGGGCAGCAAAGCTATTGGATTCAGGGGCTGCCAGAGCCACAAGATTTTTATGGCGGTACCCAACGGCTCGGCTTATCCTTCTTTTCTATTTG GTGTTTGTACACCTCTTCTTGATGTATTTATTGCATCGGCTTCAGGTATGGATATTTGGACATGGTTCACTATTGATTTTATGTTCTCAATGTGACAATCTGCCTCGAGTAGAAAATTGTGTTGCTTTATTTAAATGGGAGTTTCTTTTTTTTCCAAACTGTGAATTGAGTACACTTGGTAttgcattgattttttttttaattgttgaaattttatttttcaatgtgAAGGAACAAGCGGATAATATTTCTGCTAGAGAAGTTGCAGAGTCCATGGGTCTTGCCAACCCAACTTTACCATGA
- the LOC110636372 gene encoding golgin candidate 1 isoform X6, with protein sequence MASWLKAAEDLFEVVDRRAKLVVSELADEHSDSQSPEASNGQGSQPKRVKSKTKAQKKLSTSESYQASTTKGELTSTETSKLDVLSDKDRATLFVENVVTPSSKLMPQTITEQQQNTDKDISSSTSSERVANEVVKDDANRLEVAVTAADADAATSSSNGELLNEKASDDPVEHPLSPLAAKEIEVLNEDHQDHPIGSDIKRRDADVPSNIDQERSLSAITDPTVNGETSVKNADLRAEPLVDQQNQHQLQQQRKADTSPMKIQDQLDEAQGLLKTAISTGQSKEARLARVCAGLSTRLQECKSENAQLEELLIAERELSKSYEAHIKQLQQDLSISKSELKRVESNMADALAAKNSEIEALVNSMDALKKQAALSEGNLASLQANMESIMRNRELTETRMMQALREELASAERRAEEERAAHNATKMAAMEREVELEHRAVEASTALARVQRIADERTTKAVELEQKVALLEFECASLNQELQDLEARTRREQKKSSEEANQVIQIQAWQEEVERARQGQRDAESKLSSMEAEVQKMRVELAAMKRDAEHYSRQEHMELEKRYRELTDLLYYKQTQLEAMASEKAAAEFQLEKEVKRLQEAEVEAERTRVYRRASSSWEEDSEMKALEPLPLHHRHMAAATMQLQRAAKLLDSGAARATRFLWRYPTARLILLFYLEQADNISAREVAESMGLANPTLP encoded by the exons atggcTTCGTGGCTTAAAGCCGCAGAAG ATTTATTTGAAGTTGTAGATCGAAGGGCAAAGTTGGTTGTCAGTGAATTGGCAGATGAGCATTCTGATTCTCAGTCACCAG AAGCTTCTAATGGGCAAGGATCTCAACCCAAGAGGGTGAAGTCTAAGACCAAG GCTCAAAAGAAGCTATCCACAAGTGAATCCTATCAAGCAAGTACCACTAAAGGGGAGTTGACTAGTACAGAAACTTCAAAATTAGATGTATTATCTGATAAAGATAGGGCTACTCTTTTTGTTGAAAATGTTGTTACCCCCTCTAGCAAGTTGATGCCCCAAACAATCACTGAACAGCAGCAGAATACTGACAAAGATATCTCTAGCAGTACATCATCAGAGAGAGTAGCAAATGAAGTTGTCAAAGATGATGCTAATCGTTTAGAAGTTGCTGTAACTGCTGCTGATGCAGATGCTGCAACATCAAGTTCAAATGGTGAGCTTCTCAATGAGAAGGCTTCTGATGATCCTGTAGAACATCCTCTTTCCCCATTAGCTGCCAAAGAAATAGAGGTTCTTAATGAAGACCATCAAGACCATCCAATTGGTTCTGACATCAAGCGAAGGGATGCTGATGTTCCTTCAAATATTGACCAAGAGAGATCTCTGTCAGCAATTACTGATCCTACTGTCAATGGCGAAACTTCAGTAAAAAATGCTGATCTTAGGGCTGAACCTCTGGTTGATCAACAGAACCAGCATCAGTTGCAGCAGCAGCGTAAAGCTGATACTTCACCCATGAAAATACAGGACCAACTTGATGAG GCTCAAGGACTGCTTAAGACTGCAATTTCCACTGGCCAGTCAAAAGAGGCAAGGTTGGCACGG GTTTGTGCTGGACTTTCAACCCGCCTTCAAGAATGCAAATCTGAAAATGCTCAGCTGGAGGAACTTCTCATTGCAGAG AGAGAGCTGAGCAAATCATATGAGGCTCATATAAAGCAGCTACAACAAGATTTGTCTATATCTAAAAGTGAATTGAAAAGAGTAGAGTCAAATATGGCTGACGCTTTGGCTGCAAAAAATTCAGAAATTGAGGCCCTTGTCAATTCTATGGATGCACTCAAGAAACAGGCTGCTTTGTCTGAAGGAAATCTGGCTTCGCTGCAG GCAAACATGGAGTCTATTATGAGAAACAGAGAACTAACAGAGACAAGGATGATGCAG GCACTTAGGGAGGAGCTGGCCTCTGCAGAGCGAAGAGCTGAAGAAGAACGTGCAGCACATAATGCTACCAAAATG GCAGCTATGGAAAGGGAAGTGGAATTGGAACATAGAGCTGTTGAGGCATCCACAGCCCTTGCTAGAGTCCAG AGAATTGCTGATGAGAGAACAACAAAGGCTGTAGAACTTGAGCAGAAAGTGGCACTGCTTGAG TTTGAGTGTGCATCATTAAATCAAGAGTTGCAAGATCTGGAAGCTCGCACTCGTCGTGAACAAAAGAAGTCCTCAGAAGAGGCAAATCAAGTGATTCAG ATCCAGGCTTGGCAGGAAGAAGTGGAGCGTGCACGTCAAGGTCAGAGGGATGCTGAGAGCAAGCTTTCTTCTATGGAG GCTGAAGTGCAAAAGATGAGGGTTGAATTGGCTGCCATGAAGAGGGATGCTGAGCACTATTCACGGCAG GAGCACATGGAGCTGGAGAAGCGCTACCGTGAATTAACTGATTTGTTG TACTACAAGCAAACACAGTTAGAAGCCATGGCTAGTGAAAAAGCTGCAGCAGAGTTTCAGTTGGAGAAGGAGGTAAAGCGTCTTCAAGAAGCAGAG GTTGAGGCAGAAAGGACTAGAGTCTATCGCCGTGCATCCTCATCTTGGGAAGAAGACTCCGAAATGAAGGCACTTGA GCCTCTTCCCTTGCATCACCGTCATATGGCAGCAGCAACCATGCAGTTGCAGAGGGCAGCAAAGCTATTGGATTCAGGGGCTGCCAGAGCCACAAGATTTTTATGGCGGTACCCAACGGCTCGGCTTATCCTTCTTTTCTATTTG GAACAAGCGGATAATATTTCTGCTAGAGAAGTTGCAGAGTCCATGGGTCTTGCCAACCCAACTTTACCATGA
- the LOC110636372 gene encoding golgin candidate 1 isoform X3: protein MASWLKAAEDLFEVVDRRAKLVVSELADEHSDSQSPEASNGQGSQPKRVKSKTKAQKKLSTSESYQASTTKGELTSTETSKLDVLSDKDRATLFVENVVTPSSKLMPQTITEQQQNTDKDISSSTSSERVANEVVKDDANRLEVAVTAADADAATSSSNGELLNEKASDDPVEHPLSPLAAKEIEVLNEDHQDHPIGSDIKRRDADVPSNIDQERSLSAITDPTVNGETSVKNADLRAEPLVDQQNQHQLQQQRKADTSPMKIQDQLDEAQGLLKTAISTGQSKEARLARVCAGLSTRLQECKSENAQLEELLIAERELSKSYEAHIKQLQQDLSISKSELKRVESNMADALAAKNSEIEALVNSMDALKKQAALSEGNLASLQANMESIMRNRELTETRMMQALREELASAERRAEEERAAHNATKMAAMEREVELEHRAVEASTALARVQRIADERTTKAVELEQKVALLEFECASLNQELQDLEARTRREQKKSSEEANQVIQEEVERARQGQRDAESKLSSMEAEVQKMRVELAAMKRDAEHYSRQEHMELEKRYRELTDLLYYKQTQLEAMASEKAAAEFQLEKEVKRLQEAEVEAERTRVYRRASSSWEEDSEMKALEPLPLHHRHMAAATMQLQRAAKLLDSGAARATRFLWRYPTARLILLFYLVFVHLFLMYLLHRLQVWIFGHGSLLILCSQCDNLPRVENCVALFKWEFLFFPNCELSTLGIALIFFLIVEILFFNVKEQADNISAREVAESMGLANPTLP from the exons atggcTTCGTGGCTTAAAGCCGCAGAAG ATTTATTTGAAGTTGTAGATCGAAGGGCAAAGTTGGTTGTCAGTGAATTGGCAGATGAGCATTCTGATTCTCAGTCACCAG AAGCTTCTAATGGGCAAGGATCTCAACCCAAGAGGGTGAAGTCTAAGACCAAG GCTCAAAAGAAGCTATCCACAAGTGAATCCTATCAAGCAAGTACCACTAAAGGGGAGTTGACTAGTACAGAAACTTCAAAATTAGATGTATTATCTGATAAAGATAGGGCTACTCTTTTTGTTGAAAATGTTGTTACCCCCTCTAGCAAGTTGATGCCCCAAACAATCACTGAACAGCAGCAGAATACTGACAAAGATATCTCTAGCAGTACATCATCAGAGAGAGTAGCAAATGAAGTTGTCAAAGATGATGCTAATCGTTTAGAAGTTGCTGTAACTGCTGCTGATGCAGATGCTGCAACATCAAGTTCAAATGGTGAGCTTCTCAATGAGAAGGCTTCTGATGATCCTGTAGAACATCCTCTTTCCCCATTAGCTGCCAAAGAAATAGAGGTTCTTAATGAAGACCATCAAGACCATCCAATTGGTTCTGACATCAAGCGAAGGGATGCTGATGTTCCTTCAAATATTGACCAAGAGAGATCTCTGTCAGCAATTACTGATCCTACTGTCAATGGCGAAACTTCAGTAAAAAATGCTGATCTTAGGGCTGAACCTCTGGTTGATCAACAGAACCAGCATCAGTTGCAGCAGCAGCGTAAAGCTGATACTTCACCCATGAAAATACAGGACCAACTTGATGAG GCTCAAGGACTGCTTAAGACTGCAATTTCCACTGGCCAGTCAAAAGAGGCAAGGTTGGCACGG GTTTGTGCTGGACTTTCAACCCGCCTTCAAGAATGCAAATCTGAAAATGCTCAGCTGGAGGAACTTCTCATTGCAGAG AGAGAGCTGAGCAAATCATATGAGGCTCATATAAAGCAGCTACAACAAGATTTGTCTATATCTAAAAGTGAATTGAAAAGAGTAGAGTCAAATATGGCTGACGCTTTGGCTGCAAAAAATTCAGAAATTGAGGCCCTTGTCAATTCTATGGATGCACTCAAGAAACAGGCTGCTTTGTCTGAAGGAAATCTGGCTTCGCTGCAG GCAAACATGGAGTCTATTATGAGAAACAGAGAACTAACAGAGACAAGGATGATGCAG GCACTTAGGGAGGAGCTGGCCTCTGCAGAGCGAAGAGCTGAAGAAGAACGTGCAGCACATAATGCTACCAAAATG GCAGCTATGGAAAGGGAAGTGGAATTGGAACATAGAGCTGTTGAGGCATCCACAGCCCTTGCTAGAGTCCAG AGAATTGCTGATGAGAGAACAACAAAGGCTGTAGAACTTGAGCAGAAAGTGGCACTGCTTGAG TTTGAGTGTGCATCATTAAATCAAGAGTTGCAAGATCTGGAAGCTCGCACTCGTCGTGAACAAAAGAAGTCCTCAGAAGAGGCAAATCAAGTGATTCAG GAAGAAGTGGAGCGTGCACGTCAAGGTCAGAGGGATGCTGAGAGCAAGCTTTCTTCTATGGAG GCTGAAGTGCAAAAGATGAGGGTTGAATTGGCTGCCATGAAGAGGGATGCTGAGCACTATTCACGGCAG GAGCACATGGAGCTGGAGAAGCGCTACCGTGAATTAACTGATTTGTTG TACTACAAGCAAACACAGTTAGAAGCCATGGCTAGTGAAAAAGCTGCAGCAGAGTTTCAGTTGGAGAAGGAGGTAAAGCGTCTTCAAGAAGCAGAG GTTGAGGCAGAAAGGACTAGAGTCTATCGCCGTGCATCCTCATCTTGGGAAGAAGACTCCGAAATGAAGGCACTTGA GCCTCTTCCCTTGCATCACCGTCATATGGCAGCAGCAACCATGCAGTTGCAGAGGGCAGCAAAGCTATTGGATTCAGGGGCTGCCAGAGCCACAAGATTTTTATGGCGGTACCCAACGGCTCGGCTTATCCTTCTTTTCTATTTG GTGTTTGTACACCTCTTCTTGATGTATTTATTGCATCGGCTTCAGGTATGGATATTTGGACATGGTTCACTATTGATTTTATGTTCTCAATGTGACAATCTGCCTCGAGTAGAAAATTGTGTTGCTTTATTTAAATGGGAGTTTCTTTTTTTTCCAAACTGTGAATTGAGTACACTTGGTAttgcattgattttttttttaattgttgaaattttatttttcaatgtgAAGGAACAAGCGGATAATATTTCTGCTAGAGAAGTTGCAGAGTCCATGGGTCTTGCCAACCCAACTTTACCATGA
- the LOC110636372 gene encoding golgin candidate 1 isoform X1: MASWLKAAEDLFEVVDRRAKLVVSELADEHSDSQSPEASNGQGSQPKRVKSKTKAQKKLSTSESYQASTTKGELTSTETSKLDVLSDKDRATLFVENVVTPSSKLMPQTITEQQQNTDKDISSSTSSERVANEVVKDDANRLEVAVTAADADAATSSSNGELLNEKASDDPVEHPLSPLAAKEIEVLNEDHQDHPIGSDIKRRDADVPSNIDQERSLSAITDPTVNGETSVKNADLRAEPLVDQQNQHQLQQQRKADTSPMKIQDQLDEAQGLLKTAISTGQSKEARLARVCAGLSTRLQECKSENAQLEELLIAERELSKSYEAHIKQLQQDLSISKSELKRVESNMADALAAKNSEIEALVNSMDALKKQAALSEGNLASLQANMESIMRNRELTETRMMQALREELASAERRAEEERAAHNATKMAAMEREVELEHRAVEASTALARVQRIADERTTKAVELEQKVALLEFECASLNQELQDLEARTRREQKKSSEEANQVIQIQAWQEEVERARQGQRDAESKLSSMEAEVQKMRVELAAMKRDAEHYSRQEHMELEKRYRELTDLLYYKQTQLEAMASEKAAAEFQLEKEVKRLQEAEVEAERTRVYRRASSSWEEDSEMKALEPLPLHHRHMAAATMQLQRAAKLLDSGAARATRFLWRYPTARLILLFYLVFVHLFLMYLLHRLQVWIFGHGSLLILCSQCDNLPRVENCVALFKWEFLFFPNCELSTLGIALIFFLIVEILFFNVKEQADNISAREVAESMGLANPTLP, from the exons atggcTTCGTGGCTTAAAGCCGCAGAAG ATTTATTTGAAGTTGTAGATCGAAGGGCAAAGTTGGTTGTCAGTGAATTGGCAGATGAGCATTCTGATTCTCAGTCACCAG AAGCTTCTAATGGGCAAGGATCTCAACCCAAGAGGGTGAAGTCTAAGACCAAG GCTCAAAAGAAGCTATCCACAAGTGAATCCTATCAAGCAAGTACCACTAAAGGGGAGTTGACTAGTACAGAAACTTCAAAATTAGATGTATTATCTGATAAAGATAGGGCTACTCTTTTTGTTGAAAATGTTGTTACCCCCTCTAGCAAGTTGATGCCCCAAACAATCACTGAACAGCAGCAGAATACTGACAAAGATATCTCTAGCAGTACATCATCAGAGAGAGTAGCAAATGAAGTTGTCAAAGATGATGCTAATCGTTTAGAAGTTGCTGTAACTGCTGCTGATGCAGATGCTGCAACATCAAGTTCAAATGGTGAGCTTCTCAATGAGAAGGCTTCTGATGATCCTGTAGAACATCCTCTTTCCCCATTAGCTGCCAAAGAAATAGAGGTTCTTAATGAAGACCATCAAGACCATCCAATTGGTTCTGACATCAAGCGAAGGGATGCTGATGTTCCTTCAAATATTGACCAAGAGAGATCTCTGTCAGCAATTACTGATCCTACTGTCAATGGCGAAACTTCAGTAAAAAATGCTGATCTTAGGGCTGAACCTCTGGTTGATCAACAGAACCAGCATCAGTTGCAGCAGCAGCGTAAAGCTGATACTTCACCCATGAAAATACAGGACCAACTTGATGAG GCTCAAGGACTGCTTAAGACTGCAATTTCCACTGGCCAGTCAAAAGAGGCAAGGTTGGCACGG GTTTGTGCTGGACTTTCAACCCGCCTTCAAGAATGCAAATCTGAAAATGCTCAGCTGGAGGAACTTCTCATTGCAGAG AGAGAGCTGAGCAAATCATATGAGGCTCATATAAAGCAGCTACAACAAGATTTGTCTATATCTAAAAGTGAATTGAAAAGAGTAGAGTCAAATATGGCTGACGCTTTGGCTGCAAAAAATTCAGAAATTGAGGCCCTTGTCAATTCTATGGATGCACTCAAGAAACAGGCTGCTTTGTCTGAAGGAAATCTGGCTTCGCTGCAG GCAAACATGGAGTCTATTATGAGAAACAGAGAACTAACAGAGACAAGGATGATGCAG GCACTTAGGGAGGAGCTGGCCTCTGCAGAGCGAAGAGCTGAAGAAGAACGTGCAGCACATAATGCTACCAAAATG GCAGCTATGGAAAGGGAAGTGGAATTGGAACATAGAGCTGTTGAGGCATCCACAGCCCTTGCTAGAGTCCAG AGAATTGCTGATGAGAGAACAACAAAGGCTGTAGAACTTGAGCAGAAAGTGGCACTGCTTGAG TTTGAGTGTGCATCATTAAATCAAGAGTTGCAAGATCTGGAAGCTCGCACTCGTCGTGAACAAAAGAAGTCCTCAGAAGAGGCAAATCAAGTGATTCAG ATCCAGGCTTGGCAGGAAGAAGTGGAGCGTGCACGTCAAGGTCAGAGGGATGCTGAGAGCAAGCTTTCTTCTATGGAG GCTGAAGTGCAAAAGATGAGGGTTGAATTGGCTGCCATGAAGAGGGATGCTGAGCACTATTCACGGCAG GAGCACATGGAGCTGGAGAAGCGCTACCGTGAATTAACTGATTTGTTG TACTACAAGCAAACACAGTTAGAAGCCATGGCTAGTGAAAAAGCTGCAGCAGAGTTTCAGTTGGAGAAGGAGGTAAAGCGTCTTCAAGAAGCAGAG GTTGAGGCAGAAAGGACTAGAGTCTATCGCCGTGCATCCTCATCTTGGGAAGAAGACTCCGAAATGAAGGCACTTGA GCCTCTTCCCTTGCATCACCGTCATATGGCAGCAGCAACCATGCAGTTGCAGAGGGCAGCAAAGCTATTGGATTCAGGGGCTGCCAGAGCCACAAGATTTTTATGGCGGTACCCAACGGCTCGGCTTATCCTTCTTTTCTATTTG GTGTTTGTACACCTCTTCTTGATGTATTTATTGCATCGGCTTCAGGTATGGATATTTGGACATGGTTCACTATTGATTTTATGTTCTCAATGTGACAATCTGCCTCGAGTAGAAAATTGTGTTGCTTTATTTAAATGGGAGTTTCTTTTTTTTCCAAACTGTGAATTGAGTACACTTGGTAttgcattgattttttttttaattgttgaaattttatttttcaatgtgAAGGAACAAGCGGATAATATTTCTGCTAGAGAAGTTGCAGAGTCCATGGGTCTTGCCAACCCAACTTTACCATGA